In Pelagibius sp. CAU 1746, the following proteins share a genomic window:
- a CDS encoding methyltetrahydrofolate cobalamin methyltransferase, with amino-acid sequence MARTVVSSHSRELVIGFDQPFCIIGERINPTGRKLLAAEMAAGDFSRVEADCLAQVAAGAHMLDVNAGIPLADEPAILAKTVQLVQSLTDLPLSIDSSIVDALEAGLSVYQGKALVNSVTGEDEQMERVLPLVKKHGAAVVAISNDETGISEDPEVRYAVAKKIVERAADHGIPKEDVVVDPLVMPIGAMGTAGRQAFSIIRKLREELGVNTTCGASNISFGLPNRHAMNSFFLAMAAGAGMTSAIMNPLHEEELTGIMAADVLLNADKDCRAWIRKFREPVAAGAEGEGGRRERRRRRG; translated from the coding sequence ATGGCACGCACGGTTGTCAGCTCGCACTCCCGGGAATTGGTGATCGGCTTCGATCAACCCTTCTGCATCATCGGCGAGCGCATCAACCCGACGGGGCGCAAGCTGCTGGCCGCCGAGATGGCCGCCGGCGACTTCAGCCGGGTCGAGGCCGACTGCCTGGCCCAGGTCGCCGCCGGCGCCCACATGCTGGACGTGAACGCCGGCATCCCGCTGGCCGACGAACCGGCGATCCTGGCCAAGACGGTGCAGTTGGTGCAGTCGCTGACCGACCTGCCGCTGTCCATCGACTCTTCCATCGTCGATGCCTTGGAGGCCGGCCTCTCCGTCTACCAGGGCAAGGCCCTGGTCAACTCGGTGACCGGCGAGGACGAGCAGATGGAGCGCGTGCTGCCGCTGGTGAAGAAGCACGGCGCCGCCGTGGTCGCCATCTCCAACGACGAAACCGGCATCTCCGAAGACCCCGAGGTGCGCTATGCCGTCGCCAAGAAGATCGTCGAGCGCGCCGCCGACCACGGCATCCCCAAGGAGGACGTGGTGGTCGATCCGCTGGTCATGCCGATCGGCGCCATGGGCACCGCCGGCCGCCAGGCCTTCTCCATCATCCGCAAGCTGCGCGAGGAACTGGGCGTCAACACCACCTGCGGCGCCTCCAACATCTCCTTCGGCCTGCCCAACCGCCACGCCATGAACTCCTTCTTCCTGGCCATGGCCGCGGGCGCCGGCATGACCTCGGCCATCATGAATCCGCTGCACGAGGAGGAGCTGACCGGCATCATGGCCGCCGACGTGTTGCTCAACGCCGACAAGGACTGCCGCGCCTGGATCCGCAAGTTCCGCGAACCCGTTGCCGCCGGTGCCGAGGGTGAAGGCGGACGCCGTGAGCGCCGCCGGCGCCGCGGATAG
- a CDS encoding sarcosine oxidase subunit beta family protein, producing MTPRYSVFSLLRNALSYHENWQQAWRSPEPKSRYDVVIVGGGGHGLATAYYLAKLHGIKSIAVVERGWLGGGNTGRNTTIVRSNYLWDQSAALYEHALKLWEGLSQDLNYNVMFSQRGVLNLAHNQHDLRETLRRVNANRLNGIDSEFLSAQQVKEMVPIIDLREGGRYPVLGASLQRRGGTARHDAVAWGYARGADALGVDIIQECAVNGFRIENGKVTGVETSKGLIEAGKVGIVTAGHSSVMANLAGFRLPVQSVPLQALVSEPVKPIIDTVVMSGAVHAYISQSDKGELVIGAGVDGYIGYGQRGSLQVTEETLAAICELFPLFRRMRMLRQWGGIVDVCPDASPILSKTPVQNLYLNCGWGTGGFKATPGSGWAFAHTIAKDEPHELNAAFSLDRFRSGFLIDEHGAAAVAH from the coding sequence ATGACGCCGCGCTATTCAGTCTTCAGCCTTCTGCGCAATGCCCTCAGCTACCACGAGAACTGGCAGCAGGCCTGGCGCAGCCCGGAGCCCAAAAGCCGCTACGACGTGGTCATCGTCGGCGGCGGCGGCCACGGCCTGGCCACCGCCTATTACCTGGCCAAGCTGCACGGCATCAAATCCATCGCCGTGGTTGAGCGGGGCTGGCTGGGCGGCGGCAACACCGGACGCAACACCACCATCGTGCGCTCCAACTACCTCTGGGACCAGTCGGCGGCCCTCTACGAGCACGCCCTGAAGCTCTGGGAAGGCCTGTCCCAGGACCTGAACTACAACGTCATGTTCTCCCAGCGCGGCGTCCTCAACCTGGCCCACAATCAGCACGACCTGCGCGAGACCCTGCGGCGGGTGAACGCCAACCGCCTCAACGGCATCGACTCCGAGTTCCTGAGCGCCCAGCAGGTGAAGGAGATGGTGCCCATCATCGACCTGCGCGAGGGCGGGCGCTATCCGGTGCTCGGCGCCAGCCTGCAGCGCCGCGGCGGCACCGCCCGCCACGACGCCGTCGCCTGGGGCTACGCCCGCGGCGCCGATGCCCTGGGCGTCGACATCATCCAGGAATGCGCGGTCAACGGCTTCCGCATCGAGAACGGCAAGGTCACGGGCGTAGAGACCAGCAAGGGCCTGATCGAGGCCGGCAAGGTCGGCATCGTCACCGCCGGCCACTCCAGCGTCATGGCCAACCTGGCCGGCTTCCGCCTGCCCGTGCAGTCGGTGCCGCTGCAGGCCCTGGTGTCCGAGCCGGTGAAGCCGATCATCGACACCGTGGTCATGTCCGGCGCCGTGCACGCCTACATCAGCCAATCCGACAAGGGGGAGCTGGTCATCGGCGCCGGGGTCGACGGCTATATCGGCTACGGCCAGCGCGGCAGCCTGCAGGTCACCGAGGAGACCCTGGCCGCCATCTGCGAGCTGTTCCCCCTGTTCCGGCGCATGCGCATGCTGCGCCAGTGGGGCGGTATCGTCGACGTCTGCCCCGACGCCAGCCCGATCCTCTCCAAGACGCCGGTGCAGAACCTCTACCTCAACTGCGGCTGGGGCACCGGCGGCTTCAAGGCGACCCCCGGCTCCGGCTGGGCCTTCGCCCACACCATCGCCAAGGACGAGCCGCACGAACTGAATGCGGCCTTCTCCCTCGACCGCTTCCGCAGCGGCTTCCTGATCGACGAACACGGCGCGGCGGCCGTGGCTCACTAG
- a CDS encoding sarcosine oxidase subunit delta, whose product MLLITCPHCGPRAESEFHNGGEAHIERPKDPASLSDAEWAEFVFLRDNPKGLLLERWNHTQGCRRWFNVARDTVTYEILAVYPMGSQPPALDPRRYV is encoded by the coding sequence ATGCTGTTGATCACCTGCCCTCACTGCGGCCCGCGCGCGGAAAGCGAGTTCCACAACGGCGGCGAGGCGCACATCGAACGGCCGAAGGACCCGGCGAGCCTCTCCGACGCCGAGTGGGCGGAGTTCGTCTTCCTGCGCGACAATCCCAAGGGCCTGCTGCTGGAGCGCTGGAACCACACCCAGGGCTGCCGGCGCTGGTTCAACGTGGCGCGCGACACCGTGACCTACGAGATCCTGGCGGTCTATCCCATGGGATCGCAGCCGCCCGCGCTCGACCCGCGGCGCTACGTCTGA
- a CDS encoding ASKHA domain-containing protein — protein MPGNAPKDALIVFTPSGRRGRFPVGTPILKAARSLGVDIDSVCGGRGLCGRCQVEIGSGEFAKHGITSRPGHVSEWNQIEARYQEKRGMAEGRRLSCQALLVKDVVIDVPEESQVHKQVVRKRAEARDIELDPAIRLHYVVVQEPDMHNPTGDLERLLAALEDQWGLTGLETDLRILQSLQKTLRDGQWQVTVAIHRGQVITATWPGFHDRSYGLAVDVGSTTIAAHLCDLASGEVIASSGTMNPQIRFGEDLMSRVSYVMMNPGGDVEMTNAVRRAINELTLAVCAEGGIDREEILNATFVGNPVMHHLLLGIDPTELGGAPFALAANSGITLWASQLDLHFHPNARVYVLPCIAGHVGADTAGVILSESPHKTDKITLVVDVGTNAEIVLGNSDRLLACSSPTGPAFEGAQISCGQRAAPGAIERVRIDPATLEPRFKVIGCEIWSDEEGFAEETEKTGVTGICGSGIIEVLAEMYLAGILATDGTIDGALAARSPRIRPDGRTFSYLLHDGTERGGQEISIVQNDVRAIQLGKAALYAGIRLLMDRLGVERLDQIMLAGAFGSHIDTKHAMVLGMIPDCPLEHVYSAGNAAGTGARIALLNQGARDEIEGVIRQVEKIETAVEPKFQAHFVEAMGIPHATAAFPNLAKAVALPAARPRTAANDGGDNGGRRRRRRDRA, from the coding sequence TTGCCTGGCAACGCCCCGAAAGACGCCCTGATCGTCTTCACGCCCTCCGGCAGGCGCGGGCGCTTTCCCGTCGGCACGCCCATCCTGAAGGCGGCGCGCAGCCTGGGTGTCGATATCGATTCCGTCTGCGGCGGCCGCGGGCTCTGCGGGCGCTGCCAGGTCGAGATCGGCAGCGGCGAATTCGCCAAGCATGGCATCACCAGCCGTCCCGGCCACGTCTCCGAGTGGAACCAGATCGAGGCGCGCTATCAGGAAAAGCGCGGCATGGCCGAAGGGCGCCGCCTCTCCTGCCAGGCCCTGCTGGTCAAAGACGTCGTCATCGACGTGCCGGAGGAGAGTCAGGTCCACAAGCAGGTGGTGCGCAAGCGCGCCGAGGCGCGGGACATCGAGCTCGACCCCGCGATCCGGCTGCATTACGTCGTGGTCCAGGAACCCGACATGCATAACCCTACCGGCGACCTGGAACGCCTGCTGGCGGCACTGGAGGACCAGTGGGGGCTGACCGGCCTGGAAACCGACCTGCGAATCCTGCAAAGCCTGCAGAAGACCCTGCGGGACGGCCAATGGCAGGTTACCGTCGCGATCCACCGCGGCCAGGTGATCACCGCCACCTGGCCCGGCTTCCATGACCGCAGCTACGGCCTGGCGGTCGATGTCGGCTCCACCACGATTGCCGCCCACCTCTGCGATTTGGCGAGCGGCGAGGTGATCGCGTCTTCCGGCACCATGAACCCGCAGATCCGCTTCGGCGAGGACCTCATGAGCCGCGTCTCCTACGTCATGATGAACCCCGGGGGCGACGTGGAGATGACCAATGCGGTGCGCCGCGCCATCAACGAGCTGACCCTCGCGGTCTGCGCGGAGGGCGGCATCGACCGCGAGGAGATCCTCAACGCCACCTTCGTCGGCAACCCGGTGATGCATCACCTGCTGCTGGGGATCGACCCGACCGAACTGGGCGGGGCGCCTTTCGCCCTGGCGGCCAATTCCGGCATCACCCTATGGGCCAGCCAGCTCGACCTGCATTTCCATCCCAACGCCCGGGTCTACGTGCTGCCCTGCATCGCCGGCCACGTCGGCGCCGACACGGCGGGGGTCATTCTGTCCGAATCGCCCCACAAGACGGACAAGATCACCCTGGTGGTCGACGTCGGCACCAACGCAGAGATCGTGCTGGGCAACAGCGACCGCCTGCTGGCCTGCTCCTCGCCCACCGGCCCGGCCTTCGAAGGTGCGCAAATCTCCTGCGGCCAGCGCGCCGCCCCCGGCGCCATCGAGCGGGTGCGCATCGACCCGGCGACCTTGGAGCCCCGCTTCAAGGTCATCGGCTGCGAGATCTGGTCGGACGAGGAGGGATTCGCAGAGGAGACCGAGAAGACCGGCGTCACCGGCATCTGCGGCTCCGGCATCATCGAGGTTCTGGCGGAGATGTACCTGGCCGGCATCCTGGCGACCGACGGCACCATCGACGGCGCCCTCGCCGCCCGCAGCCCGCGCATCCGCCCCGACGGACGCACCTTCTCCTACCTGCTGCACGACGGCACGGAGAGGGGCGGGCAGGAGATCAGCATCGTCCAGAACGACGTGCGCGCCATCCAGCTCGGCAAGGCCGCACTCTACGCCGGCATCCGCCTGCTGATGGATCGCCTGGGCGTGGAGCGGCTCGACCAGATCATGCTCGCCGGGGCTTTCGGCAGCCACATCGACACCAAACACGCCATGGTGCTGGGCATGATCCCCGACTGCCCGCTGGAGCACGTCTACTCGGCCGGCAACGCCGCCGGCACCGGCGCGCGCATCGCCCTGCTGAACCAGGGCGCGCGCGACGAAATCGAGGGGGTCATCCGTCAGGTCGAGAAGATCGAGACCGCGGTCGAACCGAAGTTCCAGGCCCACTTCGTCGAGGCCATGGGCATCCCCCACGCCACCGCCGCCTTCCCCAACCTGGCCAAGGCGGTCGCCCTGCCGGCGGCCCGGCCACGGACCGCGGCCAACGACGGCGGCGACAACGGTGGCCGGCGCCGCCGCCGGCGCGACAGGGCCTGA
- a CDS encoding GlxA family transcriptional regulator encodes MFGNVPRELPQQIALVLLPRFSFLPFTGLIESFRLANRLSGQELYRWKLVSTDGQPVAASNGLELVVAGDLSVAETCGTVIICGGIDVHLIKDKGLDGWLRKADRRGADIGAICTGSYVLAKAGLLEGHRCTIHWENLAGFCEDFPEIEVTTELFEIDRNRFTCSGGTAAIDMMLNVIARQHGHELAAAVADQFMHERIRDQHDRQRISLPARLGVRHPKLLAVIGTMEQNLEEPLSRSELAKGADLSTRQLERLFRKYLNRSPARYYLELRLNKARLLLLQTNMSVIDVALACGFVSASHFSKCYRDFFGRTPRKERGLPLKGEPEPGEEDIEALH; translated from the coding sequence ATGTTCGGAAACGTCCCCAGAGAGCTGCCCCAGCAGATTGCTCTCGTTCTGCTGCCGCGCTTTTCCTTTCTGCCCTTCACCGGCCTGATCGAGTCCTTCCGGTTGGCCAACCGGCTGAGCGGCCAGGAACTCTATCGCTGGAAACTGGTTTCGACGGACGGCCAGCCGGTGGCCGCCTCCAACGGGCTGGAGTTGGTGGTGGCCGGGGATCTCTCGGTGGCTGAGACCTGCGGCACGGTCATCATTTGCGGCGGTATCGACGTCCACCTGATCAAGGACAAGGGGCTGGACGGCTGGCTGCGCAAGGCGGACCGGCGGGGCGCGGACATCGGCGCGATCTGCACCGGCAGCTACGTCCTGGCCAAGGCCGGATTGCTGGAGGGTCATCGCTGCACCATCCACTGGGAGAACCTGGCCGGCTTCTGCGAGGATTTCCCCGAGATCGAGGTGACCACCGAGCTTTTCGAGATCGACCGCAACCGCTTCACCTGCTCCGGCGGCACCGCGGCCATCGACATGATGCTCAACGTCATCGCCCGCCAGCACGGCCACGAACTGGCCGCCGCGGTGGCCGATCAGTTCATGCACGAGAGAATCCGCGATCAGCACGACCGCCAGCGCATCTCCCTGCCGGCGCGCCTGGGCGTGCGGCACCCCAAGCTGCTGGCCGTCATCGGCACCATGGAGCAGAACCTGGAGGAGCCGCTGAGCCGCAGCGAGTTGGCCAAGGGGGCGGACCTCTCGACCCGGCAGCTCGAGCGCCTGTTCCGCAAGTACCTGAACCGCTCGCCCGCGCGCTATTACCTGGAGCTGCGGCTCAACAAGGCGCGGCTGCTGCTGTTGCAGACCAACATGTCGGTGATCGACGTGGCGCTGGCCTGCGGCTTCGTGTCCGCCTCGCACTTCTCCAAGTGCTACCGCGATTTCTTCGGGCGCACCCCGCGCAAGGAGCGGGGCCTGCCGCTGAAGGGCGAGCCGGAGCCGGGCGAAGAGGACATCGAGGCGTTGCACTAG
- a CDS encoding metFprotein produces the protein MYAVSKAMPLDLSAEQTKQQILDLMQGFTVETTPGSAAKTPDYRDYLRPGTRVAVTFLPGSDFADTVATARRLQEEGFQPMPHFAARSIPSRQALEDYLKALADVTELRHVVILAGAVDQPLGPFDSSMAILETGLFDAYGVETIGVAGHPEGSPDIAPPALNEALAWKNAFAARSDADFYIATQFCFEAAPIIAWDKAMRAEGNRLPIHIGVPGLATLKTLINHAKACGVGPSMRFLTRQARNVAKLMTVNAPDKLLLDLARYKALDPDCGIARLHIYPLGGLKRSAAWSYAVADGDFEIKAKGDGFKVTREID, from the coding sequence ATGTACGCCGTGAGCAAGGCCATGCCGCTGGACCTGAGTGCCGAGCAGACCAAGCAGCAGATCCTGGATCTGATGCAGGGCTTCACCGTGGAGACCACGCCGGGCTCGGCGGCCAAGACCCCGGACTATCGCGACTACCTGCGCCCCGGTACCCGTGTCGCGGTGACCTTCCTGCCCGGCTCCGACTTCGCGGACACGGTCGCCACGGCCCGGCGCCTGCAGGAAGAGGGCTTCCAGCCCATGCCGCACTTCGCCGCGCGCTCCATCCCCAGTCGCCAGGCGCTGGAGGATTATCTGAAGGCGCTCGCCGACGTGACCGAACTGCGCCATGTGGTGATTCTGGCAGGCGCCGTCGACCAGCCGCTGGGCCCCTTCGACAGTTCCATGGCGATCCTGGAGACCGGCCTCTTCGATGCCTACGGCGTCGAGACCATCGGCGTGGCCGGCCATCCCGAAGGCAGCCCCGACATCGCGCCGCCGGCGCTGAACGAGGCCCTGGCCTGGAAGAATGCCTTTGCCGCGCGCAGCGACGCGGATTTCTACATCGCCACCCAGTTCTGCTTCGAGGCAGCGCCGATCATCGCCTGGGACAAGGCCATGCGGGCCGAGGGCAACCGCCTGCCGATCCACATCGGCGTGCCCGGCCTGGCGACCCTCAAGACGCTGATCAACCACGCCAAGGCCTGCGGCGTCGGCCCCTCCATGCGCTTCCTGACGCGCCAGGCGCGCAACGTGGCCAAGTTGATGACGGTGAACGCCCCCGACAAGCTGCTGCTGGATCTGGCCCGCTACAAGGCCCTGGATCCGGACTGCGGCATCGCGCGCCTGCACATCTATCCCCTGGGCGGCCTCAAGCGCTCGGCGGCCTGGAGCTATGCGGTGGCCGACGGCGACTTCGAGATCAAAGCCAAGGGCGACGGCTTCAAGGTGACGCGAGAAATCGACTGA